A genomic window from Candidatus Bathyarchaeota archaeon includes:
- a CDS encoding GIY-YIG nuclease family protein: protein MNIDSTLVSNLSTRGVYTLLLFISKEITVTAGKLGKQTFPKGYYTYTGSALGKGSSLKHRISRHLKKHKKMFWHIDYLMVDSNVSVKAIVITETGEKIECKVNSYLMWTVGTKILVKGFGASDCNNGCKSHLLFFAEFVDPNKIVQELLAQLQLLPDVSSVIVIK from the coding sequence ATGAACATTGATTCAACTTTAGTTTCGAATCTTTCAACCCGGGGAGTCTACACATTATTGCTTTTTATTTCAAAAGAGATTACAGTAACTGCAGGAAAACTGGGTAAACAAACGTTTCCAAAGGGATATTACACGTATACTGGATCAGCGTTAGGCAAAGGATCTTCCTTGAAACACAGAATTTCTAGGCATCTAAAGAAACACAAAAAGATGTTTTGGCACATTGATTACTTGATGGTAGATTCTAACGTTTCAGTTAAGGCAATTGTTATTACTGAAACAGGTGAAAAAATTGAATGTAAAGTAAACAGTTACTTGATGTGGACAGTTGGAACAAAAATTTTGGTTAAGGGCTTTGGGGCTTCAGATTGTAATAATGGGTGTAAAAGTCATTTGTTGTTTTTTGCAGAATTTGTTGACCCAAACAAAATTGTTCAGGAACTTTTAGCTCAGTTACAGTTATTGCCAGATGTATCGTCTGTTATTGTCATTAAATAA
- a CDS encoding ORC1-type DNA replication protein has protein sequence MSRYSSVFKDESKLDINYVPSQLLHRKLQLNLLNQFFRFTVENPGKMTQRTLIMGNIGTGKTVLSQHFGLNIVKEAKERKINLNYIHINCRECKGSLFMILQRTIAKFYPNFPRRGYSAEELLQALMQILDDKDAYLILTLDELESLVQTEGSDPLYNLSRIQEDRIDAPKRLSLICILRQDEQLESLDPSTRSTLQRNIIRLTDYSESQLEDILANRVDLAFIDGTVPPQTLTLIAELGNAEQGNARYSIELLWRAGKYADASELQEVTPECLRNAVASVYPVVRRDMIVELSLHEKLFLLGVARHFKQSDSAHVSMGDAEESYALACEEYNEKPRGHTQLWKYVNSLSATGILETMVSGVGQRGKTTMISLSRVPASDLDQEITKILSQKGWCT, from the coding sequence ATGTCGCGGTACTCTAGTGTTTTCAAAGATGAAAGCAAACTTGACATAAACTATGTCCCATCCCAATTGCTTCACAGAAAACTCCAACTCAACTTGTTAAACCAATTCTTCCGTTTTACTGTAGAAAACCCCGGAAAAATGACTCAACGGACCTTAATAATGGGGAACATCGGAACTGGCAAAACTGTTCTTTCGCAACATTTTGGTTTAAACATTGTAAAAGAAGCAAAAGAACGCAAAATCAATCTAAATTACATTCACATCAACTGCCGTGAATGCAAAGGCAGTCTGTTCATGATTCTTCAACGGACTATAGCAAAATTTTATCCTAACTTCCCACGACGGGGATACTCCGCTGAAGAATTACTTCAAGCGTTAATGCAAATTCTTGACGACAAAGACGCGTACTTGATCTTAACTTTAGACGAATTAGAATCCCTTGTCCAAACTGAAGGCTCAGACCCCTTGTACAATCTTTCAAGAATCCAAGAAGACCGAATTGACGCCCCTAAACGATTATCCCTTATTTGCATTCTTCGACAGGATGAACAACTGGAATCTTTAGACCCCAGCACAAGAAGCACTCTACAACGCAACATAATACGGTTAACCGATTACTCAGAATCACAACTCGAAGACATTCTCGCCAACAGAGTAGATCTTGCATTCATAGACGGCACTGTGCCTCCTCAAACTCTAACCCTTATTGCCGAACTGGGAAACGCCGAGCAAGGAAACGCCCGATACTCTATTGAACTATTATGGCGGGCGGGTAAATACGCTGATGCCTCGGAACTGCAAGAAGTTACCCCGGAGTGTCTCAGAAATGCTGTTGCCAGTGTTTATCCTGTTGTGCGCAGAGACATGATTGTTGAACTTAGTTTACATGAAAAACTGTTTCTTTTAGGTGTGGCAAGACACTTCAAACAGAGCGATTCTGCTCACGTTTCCATGGGGGACGCGGAAGAATCATACGCTCTTGCCTGTGAAGAGTATAACGAAAAACCTCGGGGGCATACTCAGCTTTGGAAGTATGTAAATTCTCTTTCTGCTACTGGAATACTCGAAACCATGGTTTCTGGAGTTGGGCAACGGGGAAAAACAACAATGATTAGCCTGTCGCGAGTTCCAGCATCTGATCTAGACCAAGAAATTACTAAAATCCTGTCACAAAAAGGATGGTGTACCTAA
- a CDS encoding winged helix-turn-helix transcriptional regulator produces the protein MAIEEVFSSKGRVKILRILSEIGELNISEIARRAGLNYATTNQHLETLENNKLVRHKTFGRIRIFRYNEENPRALMIRQLMEYWEETK, from the coding sequence ATGGCAATCGAAGAAGTTTTTTCTTCTAAAGGGCGCGTTAAAATTCTAAGAATTTTATCTGAAATTGGAGAATTAAACATCTCAGAAATTGCAAGGCGTGCAGGATTAAACTATGCTACAACTAATCAGCACTTGGAGACTTTAGAAAACAACAAACTTGTACGCCACAAAACCTTTGGACGAATCCGTATATTTCGTTACAATGAAGAAAACCCTAGAGCACTAATGATCAGACAATTAATGGAATACTGGGAAGAGACAAAATAA
- a CDS encoding transcription factor S encodes MEFCSSCGKRMVMKRTKEGAVFICPVCKCKKTQETEIKTVTPKKPLETIVVIGNEDQGLKTNPTAEMKCPKCENNLAYTWQVQTRSGDEGATQFFRCTKCNHTFRLYT; translated from the coding sequence ATGGAATTTTGTTCTTCATGTGGAAAACGCATGGTTATGAAACGAACCAAAGAAGGGGCAGTTTTTATTTGTCCAGTTTGTAAATGCAAAAAAACCCAAGAAACTGAAATCAAAACCGTTACTCCCAAAAAACCGCTTGAAACAATAGTGGTCATAGGAAACGAAGACCAAGGTTTAAAAACTAACCCTACCGCAGAAATGAAATGTCCAAAATGTGAAAACAATTTGGCATACACATGGCAAGTACAGACTCGTTCCGGTGATGAAGGAGCAACACAATTTTTTAGATGCACAAAATGTAATCACACTTTCAGGCTCTATACCTGA
- the radA gene encoding DNA repair and recombination protein RadA, with product MSEDNDLKNLPGVGPATATKLKSAGYTTSEALSVTPPKEITEKTGIGFNTILKIVQAAREQIGIDFITAEELWKKRQDMKRCTTGSENLNNLMGGGIETQAMTELIGEYGVGKTQICLSLCVRVQLPEEQNGLNGKVVYIDTEGTFIPERVFQIAESLGLDPHETLDNIFLARAYNSSHQELLTEHLFKFCPENNVKLVVVDSMIGHFRGEYVGRENLSERQQKLNSQLHKLLRLTEAFNISVVITNQVQANPTAFFGDPNKPAGGNVMAHASTHRVYLRKGGKGTRIATVIDSPYLPEEKVRFKITEKGVEDAVED from the coding sequence ATGTCAGAAGATAACGATTTAAAAAATCTCCCAGGTGTCGGGCCTGCTACAGCTACTAAATTAAAATCTGCAGGGTACACAACTTCAGAAGCCCTTTCTGTGACCCCACCCAAAGAAATCACAGAAAAAACAGGAATAGGATTTAACACCATTCTAAAAATCGTGCAAGCCGCAAGAGAGCAAATAGGAATAGATTTCATCACTGCAGAAGAGTTATGGAAAAAAAGACAAGACATGAAAAGATGCACAACAGGATCCGAAAATCTCAACAATCTCATGGGTGGCGGAATCGAAACACAAGCAATGACCGAACTAATCGGAGAATACGGAGTAGGAAAAACCCAAATCTGTTTATCCCTGTGCGTTAGAGTTCAACTTCCAGAAGAACAAAACGGATTAAACGGAAAAGTTGTGTACATAGACACAGAAGGAACATTCATCCCCGAACGAGTCTTCCAAATAGCCGAATCATTAGGTCTAGACCCCCACGAAACATTAGACAACATATTTCTTGCACGAGCATACAATAGCAGCCACCAAGAATTACTAACAGAACACCTCTTCAAATTCTGCCCAGAAAACAATGTCAAACTAGTTGTTGTCGACTCCATGATTGGACACTTCAGAGGAGAATATGTTGGTCGAGAAAACCTTTCAGAACGCCAACAAAAACTTAACAGTCAATTACACAAGCTACTTAGATTGACAGAAGCTTTCAACATTTCAGTAGTAATTACAAATCAAGTTCAAGCAAACCCTACAGCCTTCTTCGGAGATCCCAACAAGCCAGCAGGAGGAAACGTCATGGCTCACGCATCAACACACAGAGTTTACCTACGAAAAGGTGGAAAAGGAACACGAATTGCAACAGTAATAGATTCACCATATCTACCAGAAGAAAAAGTGCGATTTAAAATCACAGAGAAAGGCGTAGAAGACGCTGTAGAAGATTAA
- the rimI gene encoding ribosomal protein S18-alanine N-acetyltransferase produces the protein MKNYIYFCSLTPFALDACNIKAARCVSVVLEINYKLRPFKPSDLNAVMQINRECLPENYSNLFFINLYKRFPATFIVAEINGDLVGYIMCRVETGIPSFKVLGITRKGHVISIAVLPGHHRKGIGFSLMRDASHAMSNYNAKEFYLEVRESNLAAINLYKKLGFQVSRTIRNYYADGEDAYVMAKLLASDEQ, from the coding sequence ATGAAAAACTATATTTACTTTTGTTCGCTTACACCTTTTGCTCTGGATGCATGTAACATAAAAGCAGCAAGGTGTGTTAGTGTGGTTTTAGAAATCAACTATAAACTTAGACCGTTTAAGCCTTCAGATTTGAATGCTGTAATGCAAATAAATCGTGAATGCCTTCCCGAAAACTACTCTAACTTGTTTTTCATTAATTTGTACAAACGGTTCCCTGCAACTTTCATTGTTGCCGAAATCAATGGGGACCTTGTTGGTTACATTATGTGTCGTGTCGAAACTGGAATTCCAAGTTTTAAAGTTCTAGGAATCACACGGAAAGGACATGTCATATCTATTGCTGTGTTGCCTGGTCATCATAGAAAAGGAATTGGTTTCTCTCTTATGCGGGACGCAAGTCATGCAATGAGTAATTACAACGCAAAAGAATTCTACTTAGAAGTACGAGAAAGTAACCTAGCTGCAATAAACCTTTACAAAAAATTAGGATTTCAAGTATCACGAACAATAAGAAACTACTACGCAGATGGAGAAGATGCCTACGTTATGGCAAAGCTCCTTGCCTCTGATGAGCAATAG
- a CDS encoding MoaD/ThiS family protein yields the protein MPIDVEVKFLGIYQRLAGKKSVQLKLDTPTTIRKAMKQLAEIFSEDFKRALIDDQLDDPKPNALIIVNGKEINVLQGLETEINHAEEIILIPMVHGG from the coding sequence ATGCCAATTGATGTAGAAGTAAAATTTTTGGGAATATATCAACGGCTTGCGGGGAAAAAAAGTGTACAACTAAAGTTGGATACTCCGACAACCATTAGAAAAGCAATGAAACAGCTCGCGGAAATTTTTTCTGAAGACTTTAAACGAGCACTAATTGATGATCAATTGGATGACCCTAAACCAAATGCTTTGATTATAGTTAATGGAAAAGAGATTAATGTATTACAAGGACTTGAAACAGAGATTAATCACGCTGAAGAAATTATCCTAATTCCCATGGTTCATGGTGGATAA
- a CDS encoding 30S ribosomal protein S17e: MGKVRTEQVKRIARELLDKYPNKFSTDFEKNKKFVDEYTNISSTKVRNKVAGYTARLASTLYGNDDTEEDTNEE, encoded by the coding sequence ATGGGAAAAGTTCGAACCGAACAGGTCAAAAGAATAGCACGAGAATTGTTAGACAAATATCCTAACAAGTTTTCAACAGATTTCGAAAAGAACAAAAAATTCGTTGATGAATATACAAACATTTCTTCAACTAAAGTCAGAAACAAAGTTGCTGGCTATACAGCCCGATTAGCAAGCACACTTTATGGTAATGACGACACAGAAGAAGACACCAACGAAGAATAA
- a CDS encoding TatD family hydrolase, whose product MKFVDAHIHLADNAYSQNVNQIIDEAKRVDVVALVANSTDLETSIRNIKLAEEYPNQVYATAGIHPWNTKQLKPNELKETVELIVENKPKLLAVGEIGLDATYSGKGEPTEIQMQVFQEMLSIAEKIELPVIIHSRGATSQIVNMLPSFKIDKVILHWFSQPHVLISTIVDRGYYITEGPATIFSGGIKTVIRETPLTNLITETDGPVCFRAKPFNGELTTPSCIPTIVEAIAELKKMNKTEVANQIYENFVNFFGVKGVRDKRHDAGTIDNIKESKQTK is encoded by the coding sequence ATGAAATTTGTTGATGCTCATATTCATCTTGCAGACAATGCATATTCGCAAAATGTTAACCAAATTATTGATGAAGCAAAACGTGTAGATGTTGTTGCATTGGTTGCTAATTCCACAGATTTGGAAACAAGCATTCGGAACATTAAACTGGCTGAAGAATACCCTAATCAAGTTTATGCTACTGCAGGTATTCATCCCTGGAATACAAAGCAGCTGAAACCAAACGAATTAAAAGAAACTGTTGAATTAATTGTAGAAAACAAACCAAAACTGCTTGCAGTTGGGGAAATAGGATTAGACGCCACGTATTCTGGAAAAGGGGAACCCACAGAAATTCAGATGCAAGTCTTTCAAGAAATGCTGTCGATTGCTGAAAAAATTGAGCTACCCGTGATAATTCATTCTAGAGGTGCAACCAGTCAAATAGTAAATATGTTGCCATCATTCAAAATTGATAAAGTTATTCTTCACTGGTTCAGCCAACCTCACGTTTTGATTTCTACAATTGTTGACCGTGGTTACTACATCACGGAAGGCCCAGCAACAATATTTTCAGGGGGAATCAAAACGGTCATCCGAGAAACACCGTTAACCAATCTAATAACGGAAACTGATGGACCAGTTTGTTTCAGAGCAAAGCCATTCAATGGTGAATTAACTACTCCGTCATGTATCCCCACAATAGTTGAAGCAATTGCTGAATTAAAAAAAATGAATAAAACTGAAGTTGCAAATCAAATTTACGAAAATTTTGTCAATTTTTTTGGCGTTAAAGGCGTAAGGGATAAAAGGCATGATGCGGGGACAATTGATAACATTAAAGAAAGTAAACAAACAAAGTAA
- a CDS encoding OsmC family protein has product MTKVEVRANWVQNVQSIANNTRGHSVVVDLPKEKGGNNTGPTALELALISLAECAVTIFADVCKKSNVTIDQMEVVAEANRESNSSKISDVKIKTTVKAKERKQKLDAIWRRTEATCPVISIFQDNTPIVEFQIINE; this is encoded by the coding sequence ATGACGAAAGTAGAAGTTAGAGCAAATTGGGTACAAAATGTTCAATCTATTGCGAATAACACTAGAGGTCACAGTGTAGTTGTGGATTTACCAAAAGAAAAAGGAGGCAACAATACAGGACCAACAGCTTTAGAGCTAGCGTTGATTTCGTTAGCCGAATGTGCTGTTACAATATTTGCTGATGTTTGCAAAAAGAGTAATGTTACAATTGACCAAATGGAAGTAGTTGCTGAGGCAAATAGAGAATCAAATTCATCAAAGATTTCAGATGTAAAAATCAAGACAACTGTTAAAGCAAAAGAAAGAAAACAAAAACTTGACGCAATTTGGAGAAGGACAGAAGCCACCTGCCCGGTTATTTCAATATTCCAAGATAATACGCCAATAGTTGAGTTTCAAATAATCAATGAATAA
- a CDS encoding deaminase, protein MSKKTVIFAETAPKPVGPYSQAIFSDNLIFVSGQIPIDPKTTKIVKGAIETQTIQVLENIKLILESVHLSMGDVIKTSVFLSDFADFRSFNAVYSRYFEQNPPARTTVQVGLMPEVLVEIDAIAKKS, encoded by the coding sequence TTGTCTAAAAAAACAGTTATTTTCGCAGAAACTGCTCCTAAACCTGTAGGTCCATACTCTCAGGCTATATTCAGTGATAATCTAATTTTTGTGTCTGGACAAATTCCAATTGACCCAAAAACTACTAAGATTGTTAAGGGTGCAATTGAAACTCAGACCATTCAAGTTCTTGAGAACATAAAATTGATCCTCGAAAGTGTACACCTTTCTATGGGTGATGTCATCAAAACTTCTGTATTCTTGAGTGATTTTGCTGATTTTAGGTCATTTAATGCAGTTTACAGTAGATATTTTGAACAAAATCCACCAGCACGAACTACTGTTCAAGTCGGTCTTATGCCTGAGGTATTAGTAGAAATTGATGCAATAGCAAAAAAATCTTAA
- a CDS encoding bifunctional 5,6,7,8-tetrahydromethanopterin hydro-lyase/3-hexulose-6-phosphate synthase yields the protein MREFDVDFSDVNERELLFDKITTNTEPAYLIGEALMGEGTEIAHVDLLIGDKTGPVGTAFANGLSNLSAGHTPLLAVIRPNLPPKPHTLLVPKVTVKNMTDAGKIFGPAQAAVAKAVADSVEEGVIPEDKVDEWVIVCSVFIHPQAKDFRSIYHYNYSATKLAIQRAMDNYPSLEKVMYDKDRAKHPIMGFNVPRLWRPPYLQIALDVASTERAKQIISQLPESDRIILEVGTPLLKKEGIGVVRKLREVAKDMFIVADLKTLDVGQVEVDMSFEETADAVVVAGLATTETIDKFIAEAKRLGIYAIMDLMNVTNPIEKLQSLKRLPDVAILHRAIDAEKTGKTRWDIIKEMRETFKGKKFLVAVAGGITPETAPEALANGADIIIVGRYITQSKDVERATREFLKSTKEMTHDIDLFRVHVE from the coding sequence ATGCGAGAATTTGATGTTGATTTTTCAGACGTAAATGAACGAGAGCTTCTTTTTGACAAAATAACGACAAACACTGAACCAGCATACCTAATTGGTGAAGCGCTAATGGGCGAAGGGACAGAAATTGCCCATGTTGATTTGCTGATTGGGGATAAAACTGGACCAGTTGGAACCGCTTTTGCAAACGGTTTGTCGAATTTGTCTGCAGGTCACACGCCTCTGTTAGCAGTTATTCGACCTAATCTTCCACCTAAACCCCACACTCTTCTTGTTCCCAAAGTTACCGTAAAAAACATGACTGACGCAGGAAAAATTTTTGGCCCAGCACAAGCAGCAGTGGCAAAAGCTGTTGCAGATTCAGTGGAAGAAGGGGTAATTCCTGAAGATAAAGTAGATGAATGGGTGATAGTTTGTAGTGTGTTTATTCACCCTCAAGCTAAAGATTTTCGCAGCATTTATCATTACAATTATAGTGCCACAAAACTGGCCATACAAAGAGCAATGGACAACTATCCGTCACTGGAAAAAGTAATGTATGACAAAGACAGAGCAAAACACCCAATAATGGGATTCAATGTGCCAAGATTATGGAGACCACCCTACCTGCAAATAGCACTTGATGTTGCCAGCACCGAAAGAGCAAAACAAATCATAAGCCAATTACCTGAAAGCGACAGAATCATCCTAGAAGTAGGAACACCTCTGCTCAAAAAAGAAGGAATTGGAGTCGTACGTAAATTGAGAGAAGTAGCCAAAGACATGTTCATAGTAGCAGACCTAAAAACCCTAGACGTTGGGCAGGTTGAAGTTGACATGTCATTTGAAGAAACCGCAGACGCAGTTGTGGTCGCGGGATTAGCAACAACAGAAACAATCGACAAGTTCATCGCAGAAGCAAAACGGTTAGGCATCTATGCAATAATGGACCTAATGAACGTAACAAACCCAATCGAAAAACTTCAATCCCTCAAACGATTACCTGATGTTGCAATTCTACACCGAGCAATAGATGCAGAAAAAACAGGCAAAACAAGGTGGGACATTATCAAAGAAATGCGTGAAACATTCAAAGGCAAAAAATTCTTGGTAGCAGTTGCCGGCGGAATAACTCCAGAAACAGCGCCAGAAGCACTAGCAAACGGTGCAGACATCATAATAGTTGGAAGATACATTACCCAATCCAAAGATGTAGAAAGAGCAACAAGAGAATTCTTGAAGAGCACAAAAGAAATGACCCACGACATAGACCTCTTCAGAGTTCATGTAGAATAA